Proteins from a single region of Gordonia hongkongensis:
- a CDS encoding type I restriction endonuclease subunit R, with amino-acid sequence MLFPRFHQWDAVTKLISAAKTEGPGHKYLIQHSAGSGKTNSISWLTHRLSVLHDDDNKPVFDAVLVITDRTVLDSQLQEAIRQIDDTPGMVAHIDSLGGSKSGKLAEALESGTKIIIVTIQTFPYALDLIRTGRGLQGKSFAVIADEAHSSQAGEASKQLKRVLAAPELDDLADGGTYDTEDVLAAEMTARAAASNVSFFEFTATPKAKTLELFGRRPSPDVPPEPFHLYSMQQAIEEGFILDVLQNYTPYKTAFRLSHNGHSYTTEDTDTGTVVVDSDPGADSQLVDKREAIKSVMNWVRLHPTNIAQKVQIIVEHFRTNVAWRLEGRAKAMVVTSSRLAAVRYKIAFDKYVAEHGYTDVAALVAFSGEITDDQNGLEKVTETSTVINPGLKGRDLRDAFATDEYQVMLVANKFQTGFDQPLLVAMYVDKRLSGVQAVQTLSRLNRTAPGKDQTFVIDFANAADDVVDAFEPYYEATTLSDVTDPNIVHASMAKLDTAGIYQWAEVNGLAADFVANKGNNALTKWITPAQHRFRDREREAVDNGDTAGADELDMFRKDVGTFLRQYDFLSQLFDYEDPDLEKLSIYLRYLAPVIRRENVQHAIDLSGVDFEYLRQNQQATSSATLAGLRSCRRRVKVVAAVSCVTLILSNSRRSSPPSTISSREVTRMPTSEVSFRICVTSSRRART; translated from the coding sequence ATGCTGTTCCCTCGGTTCCATCAGTGGGATGCAGTCACCAAGCTGATCTCCGCCGCGAAGACCGAAGGGCCGGGACACAAATACCTTATCCAGCATTCGGCGGGTTCGGGCAAGACGAACTCGATTTCGTGGCTGACACACCGGCTGTCTGTTCTTCACGACGATGACAACAAACCGGTGTTCGACGCGGTGCTCGTGATCACGGACCGCACCGTCCTGGACTCGCAGCTGCAGGAGGCGATCCGTCAGATCGACGACACGCCTGGGATGGTTGCGCATATCGATTCCTTGGGTGGGTCGAAGTCGGGCAAGTTGGCCGAGGCGCTGGAATCGGGGACGAAGATCATCATCGTCACTATTCAGACGTTCCCCTACGCGCTCGATCTGATCCGGACTGGTCGAGGGTTGCAGGGCAAGTCATTCGCGGTTATCGCCGACGAGGCGCACTCGTCGCAGGCGGGGGAGGCGTCCAAGCAGCTCAAAAGGGTACTTGCTGCACCTGAACTCGATGACCTGGCTGACGGCGGCACCTACGACACCGAGGACGTCCTTGCGGCGGAAATGACTGCGCGCGCCGCAGCGAGCAATGTCTCGTTCTTCGAGTTCACTGCCACCCCGAAGGCGAAGACCTTGGAACTGTTCGGGCGTCGGCCTTCGCCCGACGTTCCGCCCGAGCCGTTCCATCTGTACTCGATGCAGCAGGCGATCGAAGAGGGTTTCATCCTCGATGTGCTCCAGAACTACACGCCGTACAAGACGGCATTTCGACTGTCGCACAACGGGCACAGCTACACCACCGAGGACACCGATACCGGCACCGTCGTCGTCGATTCCGATCCAGGCGCGGACTCGCAGTTGGTGGACAAGCGTGAGGCCATCAAGTCGGTCATGAACTGGGTGCGGCTGCATCCGACGAACATCGCGCAAAAGGTGCAGATCATTGTCGAGCACTTCCGCACCAATGTGGCTTGGCGTCTCGAGGGCCGGGCCAAGGCAATGGTGGTGACCAGCTCCCGATTGGCCGCGGTGCGCTACAAGATCGCGTTCGACAAGTATGTCGCCGAGCACGGTTACACCGATGTGGCGGCGTTGGTGGCGTTCTCGGGTGAGATCACCGATGACCAGAACGGTCTGGAGAAGGTCACCGAGACCAGCACGGTGATCAACCCCGGTCTCAAGGGTCGCGATCTGCGCGATGCCTTCGCCACCGACGAGTACCAGGTGATGCTGGTGGCCAACAAGTTTCAGACCGGTTTCGACCAGCCATTGTTGGTGGCGATGTATGTCGACAAACGGCTCTCCGGCGTGCAGGCCGTACAAACTCTTTCGCGGCTCAACCGCACCGCCCCCGGCAAGGACCAGACGTTTGTCATCGACTTCGCGAACGCTGCCGACGATGTCGTCGACGCGTTCGAGCCCTACTACGAGGCCACGACGCTGTCCGACGTCACTGACCCGAATATCGTGCATGCCTCGATGGCCAAGCTCGACACCGCCGGGATCTACCAGTGGGCCGAGGTCAACGGCCTGGCCGCCGACTTTGTCGCGAACAAGGGCAACAACGCCCTCACCAAGTGGATAACGCCGGCCCAGCACCGATTCCGTGATCGTGAACGCGAGGCTGTCGACAACGGTGACACGGCCGGAGCCGACGAGCTCGACATGTTCCGCAAGGACGTGGGCACATTCCTTCGCCAGTACGACTTTCTGTCTCAGCTATTCGACTATGAAGACCCCGACCTGGAAAAGCTGTCGATCTACCTGCGCTACCTGGCTCCGGTCATCCGACGCGAAAACGTACAGCACGCCATCGACCTCTCCGGCGTGGACTTCGAGTACCTGCGGCAAAACCAACAAGCCACAAGCAGTGCAACCCTCGCGGGGTTGCGCAGCTGCCGCCGGCGGGTGAAGGTGGTGGCAGCGGTATCGTGCGTGACCCTGATCTTGTCGAACTCGAGGAGGTCATCGCCACCATCAACGATCTCTTCGAGGGAGGTCACACGGATGCCGACGTCCGAGGTGTCATTTCGCATCTGCGTGACAAGCTCGAGGAGAGCGAGAACTTGA
- a CDS encoding DUF262 domain-containing protein: MGFQTPLYELSEYLKWAQSGKIQLPDFQRGYKWEDERIRQLLVTVLRRHPLGVVMLLDTGNDQIRFKPRPIEGSDVSPGTKAELLLLDGQQRLTSLTQALTGDGIVHTMDSRGKRMDRRYFIDMRMAVEGEDRIDEAVLSLPGDGVERTNFGKDIVRDVSTPEKQRAAGLFPVNLIFGDAMTWLLTDMKDIDLVKAFNDKVIKPTGTYNIPAIRLDKDTSKSAVATVFEKVNVGGLPLNVFELLTATFAGDAAYYEAHGTDFRLNDDWKETQAKFAAYPVLAGIENTDFLQAVTLLTTRKRNLAHIGPRPPAVSAKREDVLKLTLKDYLEWVGPLREAFIWASDFLADRHVFDTKFLPYPKQLVPLAAIRVVMGHDADLLGPRGKLVRWFWCGILGELYGGAIETRFVRDLEQVPEWATGEAGSVTPNTVNDATFVESRLHSLRTRNAAAYKGIYALLLGNGARDWMEDKALDKVQYVSLAVDIHHIFPKKWCESQSIDDERRESIVNKTAISAVTNRTIGGAAPSSYLSKIEQKAQIDASKIDGLLEAHLVPSQSLRTDDFDAFFVERRKRLCDLVEEAMGKAVPRDVGHGAAEDSTQFEIAEIEELPDEAD; this comes from the coding sequence ATGGGGTTTCAGACACCGCTTTATGAGCTCAGCGAGTACTTGAAGTGGGCGCAGTCGGGGAAGATCCAGTTGCCCGACTTCCAGCGTGGTTACAAGTGGGAAGACGAGCGGATTCGTCAGCTACTCGTGACCGTGTTGCGGAGGCATCCGCTAGGAGTGGTGATGCTGCTGGACACAGGCAACGATCAGATCCGCTTCAAGCCTCGCCCAATTGAGGGATCGGATGTGTCTCCCGGCACGAAGGCCGAATTGCTGTTGCTCGATGGTCAGCAGCGGCTGACATCGCTGACGCAGGCGCTCACCGGCGACGGCATTGTGCACACGATGGACAGCCGCGGTAAGCGGATGGACCGCCGCTACTTCATCGATATGCGCATGGCCGTGGAGGGTGAGGACCGAATTGACGAGGCGGTGCTGTCGCTGCCCGGTGACGGTGTTGAGCGGACGAATTTCGGGAAAGACATCGTTCGTGACGTCTCAACACCCGAGAAGCAGCGAGCAGCAGGTCTGTTCCCGGTGAACCTGATCTTCGGGGATGCGATGACGTGGCTCTTGACCGACATGAAGGACATCGACCTCGTGAAGGCGTTCAACGACAAAGTCATCAAACCGACCGGTACATACAATATTCCGGCGATCAGGCTCGACAAGGACACCAGCAAGAGCGCCGTGGCGACGGTGTTCGAGAAGGTAAATGTCGGTGGCCTTCCCCTCAATGTATTCGAACTGTTGACCGCGACGTTTGCCGGAGACGCGGCCTACTACGAGGCCCATGGCACCGACTTTCGGCTCAACGATGACTGGAAGGAGACGCAGGCGAAGTTCGCAGCCTATCCGGTACTCGCGGGCATCGAGAATACCGACTTTCTGCAGGCTGTAACGCTCCTCACCACCCGCAAGCGCAACCTTGCACACATCGGCCCTCGCCCGCCTGCCGTATCCGCGAAGCGCGAAGACGTATTGAAGCTGACGCTCAAGGACTACTTGGAGTGGGTCGGTCCGTTACGGGAAGCCTTCATCTGGGCGTCGGACTTTCTGGCTGACCGCCATGTGTTCGACACCAAGTTTCTACCGTATCCGAAGCAGCTCGTACCGCTCGCTGCCATCCGAGTGGTTATGGGTCACGACGCCGATCTTCTCGGACCCCGCGGGAAGCTGGTGCGGTGGTTCTGGTGTGGCATCTTGGGTGAGCTATACGGCGGTGCGATCGAGACACGGTTCGTTCGCGACCTTGAGCAAGTGCCGGAATGGGCGACTGGCGAGGCCGGATCAGTCACGCCCAATACTGTCAACGACGCCACGTTCGTCGAGTCGAGGCTCCACTCCCTTAGGACGCGTAACGCGGCCGCCTACAAGGGAATTTACGCTCTACTGCTCGGCAACGGGGCTCGGGACTGGATGGAGGACAAGGCTCTCGACAAAGTGCAGTACGTGAGCCTTGCGGTCGACATTCATCACATCTTCCCGAAGAAATGGTGCGAGAGCCAGTCGATCGATGACGAACGCCGGGAGAGCATCGTAAACAAGACGGCGATTTCTGCGGTGACCAACCGCACGATCGGCGGCGCGGCGCCATCCAGTTACCTATCCAAGATCGAGCAGAAGGCGCAGATCGACGCAAGTAAGATCGACGGTCTGCTCGAGGCGCACCTCGTTCCCTCTCAGTCACTCCGGACCGATGACTTCGATGCGTTCTTCGTCGAGCGGCGGAAACGTCTGTGCGACCTGGTTGAGGAAGCGATGGGTAAGGCAGTTCCACGAGACGTAGGTCATGGCGCTGCAGAAGACTCGACCCAGTTCGAGATTGCCGAGATCGAAGAACTCCCGGACGAGGCTGACTAG